The following proteins are co-located in the Hypomesus transpacificus isolate Combined female chromosome 23, fHypTra1, whole genome shotgun sequence genome:
- the LOC124484988 gene encoding muscleblind-like protein 2a isoform X7, with product MALNMSSIRDTKWLTLEVCRQFQRGTCSRSDEECKFAHPPKSCQVENGRVIACFDSLKGRCSRENCKYLHPPSHLKTQLEINGRNNLIQQKTAAAMLAQQMQFMIPGTSMQPVPSFSMSQGLGQSPGLSYAPYMTPMSHGMGLVSADMLPSTPVIIPGSPPINVQNSSSSSSSSSQKMLRTDKLEVCREFQRGNCARGETDCRFAHPSDSPMIDTSDNTVTVCMDYIKSRCSREKCKYFHPPAHLQAKIKATQHQVNHTAVAAQAAAAMTQSTAKAMKRPLEATVDLAFPHGLLQPLPKRQALEKSNGASSLFNPSVLHYQQALANAQLHQPAFFPTDHPQVTNMKRTNCRDAALKGSKHPFCKYYICST from the exons ATGGCTTTAAATATGTCTTCGATTAGAGACACAAAATGGCTGACATTGGAAGTGTGTCGTCAGTTTCAGAGAGGAACTTGCTCACGGAGTGATGAGGAATGCAAATTTGCACACCCACCAAAGAGCTGCCAGGTCGAAAATGGAAGAGTTATAGCCTGCTTCGACTCGCTAAAG GGTCGATGTTCTAGAGAAAATTGTAAGTACCTTCATCCACCTTCGCATTTAAAAACCCAGCTAGAGATTAACGGACGGAACAACCTCATCCAGCAGAAAACAGCTGCCGCCATGCTGGCGCAGCAGATGCAGTTCATGATCCCAGGAACCAGCATGCAACCAGTA CCTTCTTTTTCTATGAGCCAAGGACTTGGTCAGAGCCCTGGACTTAGCTATGCTCCTTACATGACCCCCATGAGCCACGGGATGGGGCTTGTCTCTGCGGACATGCTTCCCAGCACCCCAGTCATCATCCCTGGCAGCCCCCCCATCAATGTCCAgaactcctcgtcctcctcttcctcgtcctcaCAGAAGATGCTGCGCACAGACAAGCTGGAG GTGTGCCGAGAGTTCCAGCGAGGCAACTGCGCTCGGGGCGAGACGGACTGCCGCTTCGCCCACCCCAGCGACAGCCCCATGATCGACACCAGCGACAACACGGTGACCGTGTGCATGGACTACATCAAGAGCCGCTGCTCCAGGGAGAAGTGCAAGTACTTCCACCCCCCTGCACACTTACAGGCCAAAATCAAAGCTACCCAGCACCAGGTCAACCACACTGCCGTGGCAGCACAGGCAGCAGCAGCCATG ACTCAGTCGACTGCCAAAGCAATGAAGCGACCCCTCGAGGCAACTGTAGACCTG GCCTTTCCCCACGGCCTCCTGCAGCCGCTACCAAAGAGACAAGCACTGGAGAAGAGCAACGGCGCCAGCTCTCTCTTCAACCCCAGTGTTTTGCACTACCAGCAGGCTCTGGCCAACGCACAGCTCCATCAGCCTGCATTCTTTCCCACAG ATCATCCTCAAGTAACCAACATGAAAAGAACAAATTGTCGAGATGCTGCCCTCAAAGGCTCTAAACATCCTTTCTGTAAATACTACATCTGCTCCACATGA
- the LOC124484988 gene encoding muscleblind-like protein 2a isoform X12 yields MALNMSSIRDTKWLTLEVCRQFQRGTCSRSDEECKFAHPPKSCQVENGRVIACFDSLKGRCSRENCKYLHPPSHLKTQLEINGRNNLIQQKTAAAMLAQQMQFMIPGTSMQPVPSFSMSQGLGQSPGLSYAPYMTPMSHGMGLVSADMLPSTPVIIPGSPPINVQNSSSSSSSSSQKMLRTDKLEVCREFQRGNCARGETDCRFAHPSDSPMIDTSDNTVTVCMDYIKSRCSREKCKYFHPPAHLQAKIKATQHQVNHTAVAAQAAAAMAFPHGLLQPLPKRQALEKSNGASSLFNPSVLHYQQALANAQLHQPAFFPTDHPQVTNMKRTNCRDAALKGSKHPFCKYYICST; encoded by the exons ATGGCTTTAAATATGTCTTCGATTAGAGACACAAAATGGCTGACATTGGAAGTGTGTCGTCAGTTTCAGAGAGGAACTTGCTCACGGAGTGATGAGGAATGCAAATTTGCACACCCACCAAAGAGCTGCCAGGTCGAAAATGGAAGAGTTATAGCCTGCTTCGACTCGCTAAAG GGTCGATGTTCTAGAGAAAATTGTAAGTACCTTCATCCACCTTCGCATTTAAAAACCCAGCTAGAGATTAACGGACGGAACAACCTCATCCAGCAGAAAACAGCTGCCGCCATGCTGGCGCAGCAGATGCAGTTCATGATCCCAGGAACCAGCATGCAACCAGTA CCTTCTTTTTCTATGAGCCAAGGACTTGGTCAGAGCCCTGGACTTAGCTATGCTCCTTACATGACCCCCATGAGCCACGGGATGGGGCTTGTCTCTGCGGACATGCTTCCCAGCACCCCAGTCATCATCCCTGGCAGCCCCCCCATCAATGTCCAgaactcctcgtcctcctcttcctcgtcctcaCAGAAGATGCTGCGCACAGACAAGCTGGAG GTGTGCCGAGAGTTCCAGCGAGGCAACTGCGCTCGGGGCGAGACGGACTGCCGCTTCGCCCACCCCAGCGACAGCCCCATGATCGACACCAGCGACAACACGGTGACCGTGTGCATGGACTACATCAAGAGCCGCTGCTCCAGGGAGAAGTGCAAGTACTTCCACCCCCCTGCACACTTACAGGCCAAAATCAAAGCTACCCAGCACCAGGTCAACCACACTGCCGTGGCAGCACAGGCAGCAGCAGCCATG GCCTTTCCCCACGGCCTCCTGCAGCCGCTACCAAAGAGACAAGCACTGGAGAAGAGCAACGGCGCCAGCTCTCTCTTCAACCCCAGTGTTTTGCACTACCAGCAGGCTCTGGCCAACGCACAGCTCCATCAGCCTGCATTCTTTCCCACAG ATCATCCTCAAGTAACCAACATGAAAAGAACAAATTGTCGAGATGCTGCCCTCAAAGGCTCTAAACATCCTTTCTGTAAATACTACATCTGCTCCACATGA
- the LOC124484988 gene encoding muscleblind-like protein 2a isoform X1 yields MALNMSSIRDTKWLTLEVCRQFQRGTCSRSDEECKFAHPPKSCQVENGRVIACFDSLKGRCSRENCKYLHPPSHLKTQLEINGRNNLIQQKTAAAMLAQQMQFMIPGTSMQPVVSYSYSVPSFSMSQGLGQSPGLSYAPYMTPMSHGMGLVSADMLPSTPVIIPGSPPINVQNSSSSSSSSSQKMLRTDKLEVCREFQRGNCARGETDCRFAHPSDSPMIDTSDNTVTVCMDYIKSRCSREKCKYFHPPAHLQAKIKATQHQVNHTAVAAQAAAAMTQSTAKAMKRPLEATVDLAFPHGLLQPLPKRQALEKSNGASSLFNPSVLHYQQALANAQLHQPAFFPTGSVLCMTPASSMVPMMYSATPAAVSAASTPATSPYAATAPANQIILK; encoded by the exons ATGGCTTTAAATATGTCTTCGATTAGAGACACAAAATGGCTGACATTGGAAGTGTGTCGTCAGTTTCAGAGAGGAACTTGCTCACGGAGTGATGAGGAATGCAAATTTGCACACCCACCAAAGAGCTGCCAGGTCGAAAATGGAAGAGTTATAGCCTGCTTCGACTCGCTAAAG GGTCGATGTTCTAGAGAAAATTGTAAGTACCTTCATCCACCTTCGCATTTAAAAACCCAGCTAGAGATTAACGGACGGAACAACCTCATCCAGCAGAAAACAGCTGCCGCCATGCTGGCGCAGCAGATGCAGTTCATGATCCCAGGAACCAGCATGCAACCAGTAGTAAGTTACTCATACTCAGTC CCTTCTTTTTCTATGAGCCAAGGACTTGGTCAGAGCCCTGGACTTAGCTATGCTCCTTACATGACCCCCATGAGCCACGGGATGGGGCTTGTCTCTGCGGACATGCTTCCCAGCACCCCAGTCATCATCCCTGGCAGCCCCCCCATCAATGTCCAgaactcctcgtcctcctcttcctcgtcctcaCAGAAGATGCTGCGCACAGACAAGCTGGAG GTGTGCCGAGAGTTCCAGCGAGGCAACTGCGCTCGGGGCGAGACGGACTGCCGCTTCGCCCACCCCAGCGACAGCCCCATGATCGACACCAGCGACAACACGGTGACCGTGTGCATGGACTACATCAAGAGCCGCTGCTCCAGGGAGAAGTGCAAGTACTTCCACCCCCCTGCACACTTACAGGCCAAAATCAAAGCTACCCAGCACCAGGTCAACCACACTGCCGTGGCAGCACAGGCAGCAGCAGCCATG ACTCAGTCGACTGCCAAAGCAATGAAGCGACCCCTCGAGGCAACTGTAGACCTG GCCTTTCCCCACGGCCTCCTGCAGCCGCTACCAAAGAGACAAGCACTGGAGAAGAGCAACGGCGCCAGCTCTCTCTTCAACCCCAGTGTTTTGCACTACCAGCAGGCTCTGGCCAACGCACAGCTCCATCAGCCTGCATTCTTTCCCACAG GCTCAGTGTTGTGCATGACTCCTGCTTCGAGCATGG TCCCCATGATGTACAGCGCTACGCCTGCTGCTGTCTCTGCAGCCTCTACTCCTGCCACAAGCCCCTACGCAGCAACAGCTCCAGCCAATCAG ATCATCCTCAAGTAA
- the LOC124484988 gene encoding muscleblind-like protein 2a isoform X4: MALNMSSIRDTKWLTLEVCRQFQRGTCSRSDEECKFAHPPKSCQVENGRVIACFDSLKGRCSRENCKYLHPPSHLKTQLEINGRNNLIQQKTAAAMLAQQMQFMIPGTSMQPVVSYSYSVPSFSMSQGLGQSPGLSYAPYMTPMSHGMGLVSADMLPSTPVIIPGSPPINVQNSSSSSSSSSQKMLRTDKLEVCREFQRGNCARGETDCRFAHPSDSPMIDTSDNTVTVCMDYIKSRCSREKCKYFHPPAHLQAKIKATQHQVNHTAVAAQAAAAMTQSTAKAMKRPLEATVDLAFPHGLLQPLPKRQALEKSNGASSLFNPSVLHYQQALANAQLHQPAFFPTDHPQVTNMKRTNCRDAALKGSKHPFCKYYICST; this comes from the exons ATGGCTTTAAATATGTCTTCGATTAGAGACACAAAATGGCTGACATTGGAAGTGTGTCGTCAGTTTCAGAGAGGAACTTGCTCACGGAGTGATGAGGAATGCAAATTTGCACACCCACCAAAGAGCTGCCAGGTCGAAAATGGAAGAGTTATAGCCTGCTTCGACTCGCTAAAG GGTCGATGTTCTAGAGAAAATTGTAAGTACCTTCATCCACCTTCGCATTTAAAAACCCAGCTAGAGATTAACGGACGGAACAACCTCATCCAGCAGAAAACAGCTGCCGCCATGCTGGCGCAGCAGATGCAGTTCATGATCCCAGGAACCAGCATGCAACCAGTAGTAAGTTACTCATACTCAGTC CCTTCTTTTTCTATGAGCCAAGGACTTGGTCAGAGCCCTGGACTTAGCTATGCTCCTTACATGACCCCCATGAGCCACGGGATGGGGCTTGTCTCTGCGGACATGCTTCCCAGCACCCCAGTCATCATCCCTGGCAGCCCCCCCATCAATGTCCAgaactcctcgtcctcctcttcctcgtcctcaCAGAAGATGCTGCGCACAGACAAGCTGGAG GTGTGCCGAGAGTTCCAGCGAGGCAACTGCGCTCGGGGCGAGACGGACTGCCGCTTCGCCCACCCCAGCGACAGCCCCATGATCGACACCAGCGACAACACGGTGACCGTGTGCATGGACTACATCAAGAGCCGCTGCTCCAGGGAGAAGTGCAAGTACTTCCACCCCCCTGCACACTTACAGGCCAAAATCAAAGCTACCCAGCACCAGGTCAACCACACTGCCGTGGCAGCACAGGCAGCAGCAGCCATG ACTCAGTCGACTGCCAAAGCAATGAAGCGACCCCTCGAGGCAACTGTAGACCTG GCCTTTCCCCACGGCCTCCTGCAGCCGCTACCAAAGAGACAAGCACTGGAGAAGAGCAACGGCGCCAGCTCTCTCTTCAACCCCAGTGTTTTGCACTACCAGCAGGCTCTGGCCAACGCACAGCTCCATCAGCCTGCATTCTTTCCCACAG ATCATCCTCAAGTAACCAACATGAAAAGAACAAATTGTCGAGATGCTGCCCTCAAAGGCTCTAAACATCCTTTCTGTAAATACTACATCTGCTCCACATGA
- the LOC124484988 gene encoding muscleblind-like protein 2a isoform X6: MALNMSSIRDTKWLTLEVCRQFQRGTCSRSDEECKFAHPPKSCQVENGRVIACFDSLKGRCSRENCKYLHPPSHLKTQLEINGRNNLIQQKTAAAMLAQQMQFMIPGTSMQPVPSFSMSQGLGQSPGLSYAPYMTPMSHGMGLVSADMLPSTPVIIPGSPPINVQNSSSSSSSSSQKMLRTDKLEVCREFQRGNCARGETDCRFAHPSDSPMIDTSDNTVTVCMDYIKSRCSREKCKYFHPPAHLQAKIKATQHQVNHTAVAAQAAAAMTQSTAKAMKRPLEATVDLAFPHGLLQPLPKRQALEKSNGASSLFNPSVLHYQQALANAQLHQPAFFPTVPMMYSATPAAVSAASTPATSPYAATAPANQIILK, translated from the exons ATGGCTTTAAATATGTCTTCGATTAGAGACACAAAATGGCTGACATTGGAAGTGTGTCGTCAGTTTCAGAGAGGAACTTGCTCACGGAGTGATGAGGAATGCAAATTTGCACACCCACCAAAGAGCTGCCAGGTCGAAAATGGAAGAGTTATAGCCTGCTTCGACTCGCTAAAG GGTCGATGTTCTAGAGAAAATTGTAAGTACCTTCATCCACCTTCGCATTTAAAAACCCAGCTAGAGATTAACGGACGGAACAACCTCATCCAGCAGAAAACAGCTGCCGCCATGCTGGCGCAGCAGATGCAGTTCATGATCCCAGGAACCAGCATGCAACCAGTA CCTTCTTTTTCTATGAGCCAAGGACTTGGTCAGAGCCCTGGACTTAGCTATGCTCCTTACATGACCCCCATGAGCCACGGGATGGGGCTTGTCTCTGCGGACATGCTTCCCAGCACCCCAGTCATCATCCCTGGCAGCCCCCCCATCAATGTCCAgaactcctcgtcctcctcttcctcgtcctcaCAGAAGATGCTGCGCACAGACAAGCTGGAG GTGTGCCGAGAGTTCCAGCGAGGCAACTGCGCTCGGGGCGAGACGGACTGCCGCTTCGCCCACCCCAGCGACAGCCCCATGATCGACACCAGCGACAACACGGTGACCGTGTGCATGGACTACATCAAGAGCCGCTGCTCCAGGGAGAAGTGCAAGTACTTCCACCCCCCTGCACACTTACAGGCCAAAATCAAAGCTACCCAGCACCAGGTCAACCACACTGCCGTGGCAGCACAGGCAGCAGCAGCCATG ACTCAGTCGACTGCCAAAGCAATGAAGCGACCCCTCGAGGCAACTGTAGACCTG GCCTTTCCCCACGGCCTCCTGCAGCCGCTACCAAAGAGACAAGCACTGGAGAAGAGCAACGGCGCCAGCTCTCTCTTCAACCCCAGTGTTTTGCACTACCAGCAGGCTCTGGCCAACGCACAGCTCCATCAGCCTGCATTCTTTCCCACAG TCCCCATGATGTACAGCGCTACGCCTGCTGCTGTCTCTGCAGCCTCTACTCCTGCCACAAGCCCCTACGCAGCAACAGCTCCAGCCAATCAG ATCATCCTCAAGTAA
- the LOC124484988 gene encoding muscleblind-like protein 2a isoform X8, with product MALNMSSIRDTKWLTLEVCRQFQRGTCSRSDEECKFAHPPKSCQVENGRVIACFDSLKGRCSRENCKYLHPPSHLKTQLEINGRNNLIQQKTAAAMLAQQMQFMIPGTSMQPVPSFSMSQGLGQSPGLSYAPYMTPMSHGMGLVSADMLPSTPVIIPGSPPINVQNSSSSSSSSSQKMLRTDKLEVCREFQRGNCARGETDCRFAHPSDSPMIDTSDNTVTVCMDYIKSRCSREKCKYFHPPAHLQAKIKATQHQVNHTAVAAQAAAAMAFPHGLLQPLPKRQALEKSNGASSLFNPSVLHYQQALANAQLHQPAFFPTGSVLCMTPASSMVPMMYSATPAAVSAASTPATSPYAATAPANQIILK from the exons ATGGCTTTAAATATGTCTTCGATTAGAGACACAAAATGGCTGACATTGGAAGTGTGTCGTCAGTTTCAGAGAGGAACTTGCTCACGGAGTGATGAGGAATGCAAATTTGCACACCCACCAAAGAGCTGCCAGGTCGAAAATGGAAGAGTTATAGCCTGCTTCGACTCGCTAAAG GGTCGATGTTCTAGAGAAAATTGTAAGTACCTTCATCCACCTTCGCATTTAAAAACCCAGCTAGAGATTAACGGACGGAACAACCTCATCCAGCAGAAAACAGCTGCCGCCATGCTGGCGCAGCAGATGCAGTTCATGATCCCAGGAACCAGCATGCAACCAGTA CCTTCTTTTTCTATGAGCCAAGGACTTGGTCAGAGCCCTGGACTTAGCTATGCTCCTTACATGACCCCCATGAGCCACGGGATGGGGCTTGTCTCTGCGGACATGCTTCCCAGCACCCCAGTCATCATCCCTGGCAGCCCCCCCATCAATGTCCAgaactcctcgtcctcctcttcctcgtcctcaCAGAAGATGCTGCGCACAGACAAGCTGGAG GTGTGCCGAGAGTTCCAGCGAGGCAACTGCGCTCGGGGCGAGACGGACTGCCGCTTCGCCCACCCCAGCGACAGCCCCATGATCGACACCAGCGACAACACGGTGACCGTGTGCATGGACTACATCAAGAGCCGCTGCTCCAGGGAGAAGTGCAAGTACTTCCACCCCCCTGCACACTTACAGGCCAAAATCAAAGCTACCCAGCACCAGGTCAACCACACTGCCGTGGCAGCACAGGCAGCAGCAGCCATG GCCTTTCCCCACGGCCTCCTGCAGCCGCTACCAAAGAGACAAGCACTGGAGAAGAGCAACGGCGCCAGCTCTCTCTTCAACCCCAGTGTTTTGCACTACCAGCAGGCTCTGGCCAACGCACAGCTCCATCAGCCTGCATTCTTTCCCACAG GCTCAGTGTTGTGCATGACTCCTGCTTCGAGCATGG TCCCCATGATGTACAGCGCTACGCCTGCTGCTGTCTCTGCAGCCTCTACTCCTGCCACAAGCCCCTACGCAGCAACAGCTCCAGCCAATCAG ATCATCCTCAAGTAA
- the LOC124484988 gene encoding muscleblind-like protein 2a isoform X10: MALNMSSIRDTKWLTLEVCRQFQRGTCSRSDEECKFAHPPKSCQVENGRVIACFDSLKGRCSRENCKYLHPPSHLKTQLEINGRNNLIQQKTAAAMLAQQMQFMIPGTSMQPVVSYSYSVPSFSMSQGLGQSPGLSYAPYMTPMSHGMGLVSADMLPSTPVIIPGSPPINVQNSSSSSSSSSQKMLRTDKLEVCREFQRGNCARGETDCRFAHPSDSPMIDTSDNTVTVCMDYIKSRCSREKCKYFHPPAHLQAKIKATQHQVNHTAVAAQAAAAMAFPHGLLQPLPKRQALEKSNGASSLFNPSVLHYQQALANAQLHQPAFFPTDHPQVTNMKRTNCRDAALKGSKHPFCKYYICST, from the exons ATGGCTTTAAATATGTCTTCGATTAGAGACACAAAATGGCTGACATTGGAAGTGTGTCGTCAGTTTCAGAGAGGAACTTGCTCACGGAGTGATGAGGAATGCAAATTTGCACACCCACCAAAGAGCTGCCAGGTCGAAAATGGAAGAGTTATAGCCTGCTTCGACTCGCTAAAG GGTCGATGTTCTAGAGAAAATTGTAAGTACCTTCATCCACCTTCGCATTTAAAAACCCAGCTAGAGATTAACGGACGGAACAACCTCATCCAGCAGAAAACAGCTGCCGCCATGCTGGCGCAGCAGATGCAGTTCATGATCCCAGGAACCAGCATGCAACCAGTAGTAAGTTACTCATACTCAGTC CCTTCTTTTTCTATGAGCCAAGGACTTGGTCAGAGCCCTGGACTTAGCTATGCTCCTTACATGACCCCCATGAGCCACGGGATGGGGCTTGTCTCTGCGGACATGCTTCCCAGCACCCCAGTCATCATCCCTGGCAGCCCCCCCATCAATGTCCAgaactcctcgtcctcctcttcctcgtcctcaCAGAAGATGCTGCGCACAGACAAGCTGGAG GTGTGCCGAGAGTTCCAGCGAGGCAACTGCGCTCGGGGCGAGACGGACTGCCGCTTCGCCCACCCCAGCGACAGCCCCATGATCGACACCAGCGACAACACGGTGACCGTGTGCATGGACTACATCAAGAGCCGCTGCTCCAGGGAGAAGTGCAAGTACTTCCACCCCCCTGCACACTTACAGGCCAAAATCAAAGCTACCCAGCACCAGGTCAACCACACTGCCGTGGCAGCACAGGCAGCAGCAGCCATG GCCTTTCCCCACGGCCTCCTGCAGCCGCTACCAAAGAGACAAGCACTGGAGAAGAGCAACGGCGCCAGCTCTCTCTTCAACCCCAGTGTTTTGCACTACCAGCAGGCTCTGGCCAACGCACAGCTCCATCAGCCTGCATTCTTTCCCACAG ATCATCCTCAAGTAACCAACATGAAAAGAACAAATTGTCGAGATGCTGCCCTCAAAGGCTCTAAACATCCTTTCTGTAAATACTACATCTGCTCCACATGA
- the LOC124484988 gene encoding muscleblind-like protein 2a isoform X3, translated as MALNMSSIRDTKWLTLEVCRQFQRGTCSRSDEECKFAHPPKSCQVENGRVIACFDSLKGRCSRENCKYLHPPSHLKTQLEINGRNNLIQQKTAAAMLAQQMQFMIPGTSMQPVVSYSYSVPSFSMSQGLGQSPGLSYAPYMTPMSHGMGLVSADMLPSTPVIIPGSPPINVQNSSSSSSSSSQKMLRTDKLEVCREFQRGNCARGETDCRFAHPSDSPMIDTSDNTVTVCMDYIKSRCSREKCKYFHPPAHLQAKIKATQHQVNHTAVAAQAAAAMTQSTAKAMKRPLEATVDLAFPHGLLQPLPKRQALEKSNGASSLFNPSVLHYQQALANAQLHQPAFFPTVPMMYSATPAAVSAASTPATSPYAATAPANQIILK; from the exons ATGGCTTTAAATATGTCTTCGATTAGAGACACAAAATGGCTGACATTGGAAGTGTGTCGTCAGTTTCAGAGAGGAACTTGCTCACGGAGTGATGAGGAATGCAAATTTGCACACCCACCAAAGAGCTGCCAGGTCGAAAATGGAAGAGTTATAGCCTGCTTCGACTCGCTAAAG GGTCGATGTTCTAGAGAAAATTGTAAGTACCTTCATCCACCTTCGCATTTAAAAACCCAGCTAGAGATTAACGGACGGAACAACCTCATCCAGCAGAAAACAGCTGCCGCCATGCTGGCGCAGCAGATGCAGTTCATGATCCCAGGAACCAGCATGCAACCAGTAGTAAGTTACTCATACTCAGTC CCTTCTTTTTCTATGAGCCAAGGACTTGGTCAGAGCCCTGGACTTAGCTATGCTCCTTACATGACCCCCATGAGCCACGGGATGGGGCTTGTCTCTGCGGACATGCTTCCCAGCACCCCAGTCATCATCCCTGGCAGCCCCCCCATCAATGTCCAgaactcctcgtcctcctcttcctcgtcctcaCAGAAGATGCTGCGCACAGACAAGCTGGAG GTGTGCCGAGAGTTCCAGCGAGGCAACTGCGCTCGGGGCGAGACGGACTGCCGCTTCGCCCACCCCAGCGACAGCCCCATGATCGACACCAGCGACAACACGGTGACCGTGTGCATGGACTACATCAAGAGCCGCTGCTCCAGGGAGAAGTGCAAGTACTTCCACCCCCCTGCACACTTACAGGCCAAAATCAAAGCTACCCAGCACCAGGTCAACCACACTGCCGTGGCAGCACAGGCAGCAGCAGCCATG ACTCAGTCGACTGCCAAAGCAATGAAGCGACCCCTCGAGGCAACTGTAGACCTG GCCTTTCCCCACGGCCTCCTGCAGCCGCTACCAAAGAGACAAGCACTGGAGAAGAGCAACGGCGCCAGCTCTCTCTTCAACCCCAGTGTTTTGCACTACCAGCAGGCTCTGGCCAACGCACAGCTCCATCAGCCTGCATTCTTTCCCACAG TCCCCATGATGTACAGCGCTACGCCTGCTGCTGTCTCTGCAGCCTCTACTCCTGCCACAAGCCCCTACGCAGCAACAGCTCCAGCCAATCAG ATCATCCTCAAGTAA
- the LOC124484988 gene encoding muscleblind-like protein 2a isoform X2 produces the protein MALNMSSIRDTKWLTLEVCRQFQRGTCSRSDEECKFAHPPKSCQVENGRVIACFDSLKGRCSRENCKYLHPPSHLKTQLEINGRNNLIQQKTAAAMLAQQMQFMIPGTSMQPVPSFSMSQGLGQSPGLSYAPYMTPMSHGMGLVSADMLPSTPVIIPGSPPINVQNSSSSSSSSSQKMLRTDKLEVCREFQRGNCARGETDCRFAHPSDSPMIDTSDNTVTVCMDYIKSRCSREKCKYFHPPAHLQAKIKATQHQVNHTAVAAQAAAAMTQSTAKAMKRPLEATVDLAFPHGLLQPLPKRQALEKSNGASSLFNPSVLHYQQALANAQLHQPAFFPTGSVLCMTPASSMVPMMYSATPAAVSAASTPATSPYAATAPANQIILK, from the exons ATGGCTTTAAATATGTCTTCGATTAGAGACACAAAATGGCTGACATTGGAAGTGTGTCGTCAGTTTCAGAGAGGAACTTGCTCACGGAGTGATGAGGAATGCAAATTTGCACACCCACCAAAGAGCTGCCAGGTCGAAAATGGAAGAGTTATAGCCTGCTTCGACTCGCTAAAG GGTCGATGTTCTAGAGAAAATTGTAAGTACCTTCATCCACCTTCGCATTTAAAAACCCAGCTAGAGATTAACGGACGGAACAACCTCATCCAGCAGAAAACAGCTGCCGCCATGCTGGCGCAGCAGATGCAGTTCATGATCCCAGGAACCAGCATGCAACCAGTA CCTTCTTTTTCTATGAGCCAAGGACTTGGTCAGAGCCCTGGACTTAGCTATGCTCCTTACATGACCCCCATGAGCCACGGGATGGGGCTTGTCTCTGCGGACATGCTTCCCAGCACCCCAGTCATCATCCCTGGCAGCCCCCCCATCAATGTCCAgaactcctcgtcctcctcttcctcgtcctcaCAGAAGATGCTGCGCACAGACAAGCTGGAG GTGTGCCGAGAGTTCCAGCGAGGCAACTGCGCTCGGGGCGAGACGGACTGCCGCTTCGCCCACCCCAGCGACAGCCCCATGATCGACACCAGCGACAACACGGTGACCGTGTGCATGGACTACATCAAGAGCCGCTGCTCCAGGGAGAAGTGCAAGTACTTCCACCCCCCTGCACACTTACAGGCCAAAATCAAAGCTACCCAGCACCAGGTCAACCACACTGCCGTGGCAGCACAGGCAGCAGCAGCCATG ACTCAGTCGACTGCCAAAGCAATGAAGCGACCCCTCGAGGCAACTGTAGACCTG GCCTTTCCCCACGGCCTCCTGCAGCCGCTACCAAAGAGACAAGCACTGGAGAAGAGCAACGGCGCCAGCTCTCTCTTCAACCCCAGTGTTTTGCACTACCAGCAGGCTCTGGCCAACGCACAGCTCCATCAGCCTGCATTCTTTCCCACAG GCTCAGTGTTGTGCATGACTCCTGCTTCGAGCATGG TCCCCATGATGTACAGCGCTACGCCTGCTGCTGTCTCTGCAGCCTCTACTCCTGCCACAAGCCCCTACGCAGCAACAGCTCCAGCCAATCAG ATCATCCTCAAGTAA